Within Rothia sp. ZJ932, the genomic segment GGGAAAATGGAGTATGACTATTCCTACGCCCTCAGTTACCCCAAGCCCTAATGTTCCGATGAATGACGCCGAAATTATTGCGTCGGAGCGGTTGAACCTCATTGAGTATTTGCGTGGGGCGGGTCCGCATGCCTCAACCTTGTGTGAGGGGTGGCAGACTCGTCACCTGATTGCGCATCTGGTACTACGTGAATCTAAGCCTCTTGTTGCTGCGGGTGTCATGGGCGGCCCGTTGGGTCAGCGTACCGAAGAAAAAACGAACGAATACGCCGATAAGCTCACCAGAGCCGGTGCTTACGACACGGCTTTGTTTGAGTTCGCGAAGTTGCACGGACCTTTGCATGTGCGTACCCGCAACCCGAAGGCGGACTGCGCGATGAACCTGTTGGAGTATTTTGTGCATACCGAGGACGTTCGCCGCGCCGAAGAGACCTGGCAGCCGCGAGAGCTAGCCCCTGAGGTGGAGAGCAAGATGTGGCAGATGCTGACCAAGGGCGCGCGTCTGATGGGCGCTAAAAAGTATGCAGGTGGCCTGACCATCAAGGCTCCCGGTCGCTCCCCCGTAACCGTTATTAAACCTAAGAACGGTTCTGCTACAACGATTACTGGAGCACCCGGTGAAATCGCCTTGCACCTTTTCGGACGTGAGCAGGCAGTCGTAGAAATCAGCTAACGCAAAAGCACCGCGTACAGGCGAAAGTTATTGCCCGTACGCAGTATTTTTATGTGGACGCCGAGGCGTTATCTCTAGCTAGCGAACCTCATGCCCCGCCTGATGTAGCGCGTCCTTGACCTCACCGATACTGACTTCACCAAAGTGGAAAATGGACGCGGCGAGTACAGCATCTGCGCCAGCCTCCACAGCCGGTGGGAAATGCTCAGGTGCCCCCGCACCGCCTGAGGCGATGAGCGGAACATTCGTCACAGCCCGCACCGCGCGAATCATCTCAAGATCAAACCCTGCCTTAGTGCCATCAGCGTCAATAGAGTTCAGCAGAATCTCCCCCACCCCGCGTTCCGACGCTTCACGTACCCAATCCAGCGCGTCCAATCCGGTTGATTTTTTACCACCGTGGGTGGTCACCTCAAAACCTGAAGCTGTGGTCTCCGATCGTTTCGCATCAACGGAAAGCACCAAAACCTGAGAGCCAAAGCGCTCCACAATCTCATTAATTACCTCGGGCCGAGCAATAGCAGCTGTATTGATAGACGCCTTATCAGCGCCGGTGCGCAACAAACGATCAACGTCCTCAGGGGTACGGACGCCGCCGCCCACCGTCAGCGGAATAAAAACAGTCTCAGCGGTTTTACCCACCACCTCGAAGGTAGTGGCACGGTCAGCAGTTGAAGCGGTGACATCCAGAAACGTTAGCTCATCAGCGCCCTCAGCGTTGTAGCGTTTGCCCAGCTCCACCGGGTCGCCAGCGTCCCGCAGACCCTCAAAGTTCACGCCCTTCACCACGCGTCCAGCATCAACGTCCAAACACGGAATCACTCGAATAGCAACACCCACCGTTGCCCTCTCTTTCACAAACCCGGTGCACAGCACCCTATAGATGAAAAGCCCGCCCCGCACACAAAAAGCGGGGCGGGCACGTTGAAAAAATTTTTATGTGCCTTACAGGCGAGCAGCCTGAATGGGCGAAACCAAGATAGCGCGAGCGCCCACCTCGTAGAGGTCATCCATGACGCGGTTGACCTGCTTGCGTTTGACCATGGAGCGCACCGCTACCCAGCCTTCACGGTCCAGCGGTGAAACCGTAGGAGCTTCAAGGCCGGGGGTTAGTTCAGTGGCAGCCGGTAGAAGGTCCTCGGAGATGTCGTAGTCCACCAGCACGTACTGGCGGGCGATCAGAACACCTTGCAGGCGGCGACGCAACTTATCGAGCGCATCTGTATCTTCTACGCCTTCACGCTTAATGAGCAGAGCCTCAGAATGCATCACAGCTTCGCCAAAGGGCTCAAGACCAGCGGCGCGCATGGTGTTACCGGTTTCAACAACATCAGCAATGGCGTCAGCAACGCCTAGTCGAATAGAAGATTCAATAGCACCATCAAGGCGGGTCACCGTAGCATTGATGCCCTTTTCTGCCAGGTAGTTTTCGACCAGCTTGGAATAAGAGGTAGCGATGCGCTTGCCCTCCAACTGCTCAACATCGGTGAACGCCCCGGCAGGGCCGGCAAAACGGAAGGTCGAACGGGCAAAATCTAGCCCCAGCTCTTCACCAGCCGGTGCTTCAGAATCAAGCAGAAGATCCCTACCGGTGATACCCACGTCAAGAGTACCCTTACCCACATAAACAGCGATATCGCGCGGACGCAGATAGAAAAATTCAACATTGTTTTCAGCATCGGTCAGTACCAGCTCACGGCTGTCTCGACGCTGAAGGTAACCTGCTTCTTTGAGCATGGTGGTAGCAGCTTCTGAGAGCGCTCCCTTGTTAGGCACAGCAATTCGCAACATAAAAAGTCCTCGGGTGATTTACAGGTATTTGTAGATATCTTCGGGAGTCAGCCCCTTGGCGATCATCATGACCTGCAAATGGTAAATCAGTTGGGAGGCCTCTTCGGCAAATTCCTCATTCGATTGAAATTCCGCTGCCATCCATACCTCGGCAGCTTCTTCAACGATTTTTTTGCCGATACCGTGTACACCAGAATCAAGCTCAGCAACAGTGCCTGAGCCTTCGGGGCGGGTTTCAGCTTTGTGGGCTAGTTCAGCAAAGAGCGCATCGAAAGTTTTCACAAGATAACCCTAGCGTGAGTGATAGTAAAGAATGAAGCTGTGACGCAATGTTTCCACCTTTTGGAGAAACTGCGCCAGCTCAGCAGTGTGCTTCTATGTGATGGGGCGATGCGGTTCTCTCACCGACACCGCCCCTACCGAAAAATTACTGTGGGCTTAGTTGATAGCGCGCAGTGCCACTACCGTTTCAAGAGCCGCTGCCATCGCTTCAAAACCCTTATCTTCGCTGGAGCCTTCCAGCCCAGCCCTGTCTAGTCCCTGCTTTTCGGTGTCGCAGGTGAGCACACCAAAACCAACCGGAGTTTTCGATTCAACGGCTACATTAGTCAGCCCCATAGTTGCCGCTTCACACACATACTCAAAGTGCGGGGTGCCACCACGAATAACCACACCGAGCGCCACCACAGCATCATATTTGGGGGCGGCAGTAGCAGCTGCGACGGGCAGCTCAAAAGTACCCGGAACGCGCACAATAGTGGGCTCAATCCCCGCTTCGCGGGCGGCACGGTGGGCGCCATCAAGCAGACCGTCCATGATCTCGGTGTGCCAGCTGGCAGCAATAACAGCAACACGCAAGTCTTTAGTTTCTTCGGGTTTCAGCTTCGTCTGAGGAGCTCCAGCACCACTCATTGTTATATCTCTTTTCTTCTCTCGTGTGCCCCTTGGGTGGGGCAATAAAACTAAGGGGGAAGGTTAGGACGCAAGACGATGGTTCATGCGCTCGCGTTTAGTTTTTAGGTAAGCACGGTTTTCAAGACGCGGTTCAACCACATCGGGCACCAGTTCAACAACCTCAATACCCAGCCCTTCAAGAGCAGTTGCCTTCGCCGGGTTATTCGTGACAAGACGAATTTTCTCTAGCCCCAAGGCGCATACAATAACCGCCGCTTGCCGGTAGTCACGCGCGTCCTCGGGTAGCCCCAATGCCAGGTTGGCATCAACGGTATCAAGACCCTGATCTTGCAGTGCGTAGGCGCGGAGTTTATTGACCAAACCAATACCGCGCCCCTCATGCTGGCGCATGTAGAGCATGGTACCGCCCAACCGGTGCAACAGTTCAAGCCCCTGTTCAAGTTGCGAGCCGCAATCACAACGGAAAGAACCAAAGATATCGCCGGTAGCGCACTCTGAATGAACACGCACAGCGTGCGGTAGCTCCCCATCGAAAGTCCACCGCCCCTCAGCGTCAACGGCAGTAGCACTCAGGTGTTCAGATCCGTCAGCAAAAGCCCAAGCACGCATCGCAAATACCCCGTACTCCGTAGGAACAAGAACGGGCTGTGTTGACTCTACGAGCTCAGAATCTACGCGAGGCATCAACTGCTCGGGCGAAACACCCGCCGAGGATGCAGATGCACTCACCGCGCGTCCTCACTCACCGCTGCAATCAGCTGCTCTATAGAAATCATGGGTAGCCCGTGTTCTGTGGCAAAAGCACGCAACGCATCAAACCGCATCATCTCACCAGAATCATGCACCAACTCAGCAATAACACCCACGCCAGAAAGCCCCGCCAGGCGGGTGAGTTCAACGGCAGCTTCAGTGTGACCATCGCGCTCTCGCACTCCCCCGTCAACAGCACGCAAGGGAAACATGTGCCCCGGTCGCGTCAGATCAGCAGGTTGAGCATTCGCGTCGGCGAGCAGACGAGCGGTCAGCGCACGATCAGCGGCACTCACACCCGTTGAAATACCGTAGCGCGCATCGCACGAAACGGTGTAGGCAGTGTTCTTGAGATCCTCATTCACTGCGGTCATTGGAGGAAGCTGCAGCGCATCGGCACGTTCACCGGGCATAGGAACACAAATGACGCCTGTGGTGTAGCGAACCGTGAACGCCAGCAGCTCGGGAGTTGCATGCTCGGCGGCAAAAATAATGTCGCCCTCATTTTCGCGGTTTTCGTTATCAACCACGATCACCGCTCCCCCAGCCTTAATCGCCTCAAGGGCTCCGGTCACGCTATCAAGGCTCGCAGTTGCACGTTCTGTGCGCTCGCTAGCTGCCGGCTGTTCTTCCTGGTGCGTCGACAGGATGCGAGTGCCCTGCACCGCAGAAACCTCCAGCATGCGCTGCACATACTTAGCGAGCGCATCCGTCTCAAGGTTCACGGTGTCACCGGTTTTCAGCTGCCCCAAGGTGGTTGCTTCGAGGGTTGCAGGGATCAACCCCACCTCGAACCAGTGCTCAGTCGCATCGGCAGGTGACACTGCGGTGACAGTCAGGGAGGTTCCAGATATGGCAATAGAGCCTTTTTCACTCAGATGGGGTGCGATATGAGCTGGTGCGCTCACGCGCACAGTGCGCCACGAATCGTGGTCTTCAACCAGGGCAACAGTGCCTACACCATCAACGTGCCCCTGCACGATGTGCCCGTCGAAGCGTCCGCCCACAGGCATGCACCGTTCAAGGTTCACCCAATCCGCGACTTTCACCGTGCCCAAGTTAGTGCAACGCAAGGTTTCACCCATAACATCAGCAGCGAAACGTCCCTTACCCAATTCTTGGGTTCGGGTAGCGGTCAAACACACACCATTGACGGCAAGCGAACCGCCGTGTTCAAGGTCGTCAATAATGCTGCCCGCGTTAATGGTCAGTACAGCAGATTCAACATCACCTGCTGCATTGAAAACGGGCTCAAGGCGCTCAACTGTTCCTACAGCACCGATAATTCCGGTAAACATACACTTCTTCTTTTCTGCGGTTCTTTTGAAAAATCTTTTACAAAGGGGTGGGCGCACCGTGAGGTGCCGGTATCAGATGCATTCGCGTGTCATTGCCAAGGGTATTAACCGCCGGGGCCATCCCCAACTCATCCAGCTGCCAGCGGCACGCGTCCGTCAAGGTTGTAATGCCCACATCAGAAACAGCCTTGGCACCTGCACCCAAAAGGATCGGTGCCTGATACCAAAACAGCTCATCGACCAAACTCTCCCGCAGGAATGCTGAGATGATAATAGGCCCACCTTCAATCATCAGGTGACGCACACCCATCGCATAGAGCTCATCAAGAGCAACACGAGGATCGCGGGTGCGCAGGTGGACAAAACCCTCACCGCGGCACACCAGAGCATCTGCAGGTACTTCACGGGTACCCATGACCACTCTCAGGGGCTGCCGCTCTAAAGGATTGCCTATCTCATCGCGGGCAGTAAGCGCCGGATTATCAGCTTCAGCTGTACCAGTGCCCACCATGACGGCATCAGCGCGAGCGCGAATAGTGTGCCCGGCAGCTCGCGCACCAGGGCCCGTAATCCATTTACTCGTGCCATCGCTGGCAGCAATAAAGCCATCTAAAGTAGATGCGATTTTAGCGGTCACGAAAGGACGCTGAGCGGCAGCAGCAGCGAACCAGCGGGCATTGAGCTCATACGATTCACTCTGCCTCAGCCCCTGCTCAACCTCAATACCCTGAGACCGTAAATAATCGGCACCACCAGCTGCCACCGACATATCCGGGTGGGCGTAGACAACCTTAGAAATTCCTGCTTGGGCAATGGCACGAGAACAAGGACCGGTGCGTCCGATATGGTTACACGGTTCAAGGGTGACGTACATCGTGGTGTCAGAAAGATCAGTATCAGCCAAATTTGCCTGGGCAATGGCGTCCGCCTCAGCGTGAGGTGTACCCGCGCCACGGTGATACCCCACATGCAAAACGTAACCGTCAGGGCTGGTAATCACAGCACCCACCAGGGGGTTTGCACCGCGCACGCCCTTGCGGGCTGCAGTCAGTGCGATATCCATAGCTTCTTCAGGAGTATGAGGCTCCCAGGGAATGTTCATGGTGTGCATAGTCTTATTTTACTTCTGCGTCACTGTGACATCGGGAAAAGCGGTCTCAACGCTCACGTTCTGCGCGGATTCCCGATTGTGGGTGCGCCACCACATGAAGAAACCTGCGAGAGTGCAGGCACCGTAGAAAAGATACATGAAAGCTGTTGCATAATAACCGGCAGACCACAGCAAGGGAACGCCCACAATATCAACAGCAACCCAGACCAGCCAGAACTCTACCCACCCCCGTGCCATGCCAAAGGTTGCCAACAAAGATCCGGTGAAAATCCAGGCATCAGACCACACCGGCTCGTACGAACCCAACGCACGGAAAACAGGAGTTAAAACCCCGGTGCCAACCAGCATGAAAGCAACCATAAACAGTCGCTCTTTAGCACTAGCCCACTGCGGTATAACAGCTACGCCCTGACTTTCGGCGCGAGTCTGACGCCAGCGGTGCCATCCCCAGATTGAAACAGCGATAAACATCACCTGACGCCCAGCCTGACCCAGCATATTCGCCGCATGCGCCTGACCGCCAAAGAGCGTACCCATAAAAACAGTAAAAAGCAGCACATTGCCAGCAATGCCCACCGGCCACGCCCACACCCGTCGGCGCATACCGCCTAAAGCAGAGAGCAATCCAAAAATATTACCGAGGACTTCGCGCACCAGAAGCGACTGATCGCCAATGTGAATCTGAGCGTCGAAGAGCCACCGCAAAAAGTCCATGTCTTTCACCTTTGCTAGTGGCTCCGGGAAAGAACAAAGCAGCATCTCAACCGCCCCGCATAAAAAGCAAGCAGGTACACCAAAGAATAACTGTTTTGCTCGTGCTACCTTCCATCCAGACTGTACTGTCGGTATCGGAATTTCACCGATCAGGCCACCTGCTACCAAACCCCTAAAAGATGAAGTTGATACCGAGTAGTTAGCGGACTATCACCGCCGGTTGGGAATCTCACCCCGTCCCGGAGCACGATTATTAGTTATATGCTCACATTATGGCACACCCGCCGTCTGCACCAAGAATTATTATTACGACCACCGCTACCGGCGAAAGCCCCCCGTGCAACGCAGTTCAAATACCCGGTATGGACGGACGCTGGGGGCATGCACCCGGAGTGAGCAGTGCCGGGTGCGCCCAAGGGAAAGTTGGGCTAGCACCACCGACTACAGGTATTCTAAAGACACACTCTTTGCCCCCGCCCACCCCATATTTTGAAAGAAACTCAGTGACTGAACAGCAGAACCTACCGGTGACCGGCACCGCCCCGCGCAGCCTCCAAAACGTTCAAAAGCGAGACACCCTTTTCACCCAAGAACGCGCGTCCGTAGTAAACGCCGTCAAACGCCGCCCTCACCAGGCAGTCGCCCGCGCTGTTAAAGGCGCACAGAAACTAGTAGCCGATGACCAGGCGAAGCAGGCGCTGAACGTCCTAACGCTCGCTAAAGATCTGGTAGAAAAAGCTGCCCCTGCTGATGCCACCGACTACTATTTAGCCCTGGCAAGCATCCACCAGCACATGGGTAGCATAGCACCGGCGCAGCGAGCACTCACCCAGGCGCAGGAACACCTACAAGCTCAGGACGTACCCACCAATTCCCAGAAAAGCGCCCTTGAAAAGCTGGCTGATAGCCTTTCTGTCTAACCGTCCACATCTAAAATCGGCAGGGACTTTCGTGATCCTGTAGTAGCTGAGGTTAGCTGGTACGTTCGTGAATATGACGAGCAAAATCTGCACGCTCTGAATCGCCCGCCAGCTCGAAGGCGTCAATAGCCTGTTGAGCGTGCGCGTGCGCTTGACGGCGTAAGCCCTCCTGCTGCGCTTTGACGATTGCTAGACCCTGATAAGCCTCACCTACCAAGAGATGAGCATCAGTTTTCGTTGCATATTCCAGCACTAACGCGAGGCTGCTTTCGGCATCACTCAGTTTGCCTTCCGCCATGAAAGAGTGAGCAATATCAAGATGAATCTCAGCGACTTTCTCGGTGTTAACGGGCTCTTTGCCCTTCAGCACAGTGATGCCGGTGGCAAGCTGTGCGCGAGCGGTAACTTCGTCTCCGCGCTGGCGGTAAATACCCGCAAGGCAAATCATATTGTGGGCGTAGCCGTCAGCACGCGCGTGGGCGGCGTACTCACGAGCGCCCACAGAATACCACTGCTCTGATTCATCGAGCAGACCCATCTGGGCGTAGATTGAACCGGTTTCGGTGGCGAAATCCCCCACCTGCTCAGCTGTGGGTTTGAGTTCTTTGAGCAAGTAGTAGGCACGTTCCATCTGCTCAACAGCGGTATCGAGACGGTTGAGGTCACGGTTAGTTTCAGAAGCTATTTTCAGTGCCAGCACCACACCGAACTTCTCATGTTGCACGGTGAACCCGTCAAGCGCGGCGTCAAGAGCGGGCAGGGCGTCCTCAAGTTTGCCCTCAGCGATCAGCTGCTGCGCAGCTTCTAGGGCGTCGTCGGGAGAAGAATAAGGGGTGAGCATCGAAAAGCGTCCTTTCTAGGAGGTTGAAGACGTATTGCTCATCAGCCCAGTAACAATAGCCCCTTGGAAAAACCTTTTCCTTTGTACCTCTTGGTCTAGCGCCTGAAGATATTCCTGCCCCTTAAGTCCGTCCCCCTGTCTACGGTTTTGGGGAGGCTCTAATCCTTCGATCAGTACGGCTTCCATCGTTGAGATCACGAGTTCCGCTGGAAAATCTTGCTGCGCAACACCCAACGATCCATCAAGCGTTACAGGTCTTAGCCCAAACCAGCTGAAACGATCCCACCGCCCAGCCACACGGTCAATTGTATGTTCGTACAGTCGAAAGCCTAGACGTTCCGCGCTTACCCTGCCTACATAAATAGTTCTAGAACCATCGTGCAGTAAATAGACTCCGGTTTGCCCCGCCATATCGATGTGCTGTTGTGTTTTATCGGTAGGATGCACGCCCAAAAGCTTCACGTTCTGTTTTAGTTCCCAGTTAACGTCGGCTCGTCGCCAGAACATGCCGAAAGCAGAGATAACACCAGAGCTTTCGACATCTTCGCTCTCTGCTGAACTAGTATCGCCGTCTTCAGAGGAATCGACCGCTAGGGTCTGCGAACCAAAGTTCTTTCTGTATTTTTCGCGAAGGTCGGCGAGGGTCTCACGGCTATTTTCTAGACGCCAGAAAATCCACCCGTTCACCGATTGAAGATTACCGGCGACTTTAGCGGCTGCCGTTGGGGTTTCATAGTGATGACCCTCAAAAGCAAGAGTTCCGTCGGCGTGCACAGCCGCTACCTTTTGTGAGTATTTCGGTGAAAGTTCCTGCCCCACAACAAGAAGATTGGCACGAATCAAATCTTTGACACTGACATCTGATGAAGCGCTCATTCTATTTCCTTCTAGGCATGAAAGTGCTTTTGGGCGGACGCGCGCAAACCGGCGATAGCCGCGGCGGGATCATCGATGTTGTAGACCGATGAGCCTGCCACAAAGCAGGTGGCACCAGCCTCAGCGGCACGAGCAATGGTCTCTTCAGTGATGCCGCCATCGACCTGCAGCATCAAGTCCAGCCCCGAACCCTCAATAGCCTTTGCTGCACGGCGAATCTTCGGCAGGGTAACATCTAAGAACTTCTGCCCACCGAAACCCGGCTCAACGGTCATAATCAACAGCATATCCAGCTCAGAAAGCATATCGAGATAGGACTCAACCGCTGTTGCCGGGCGCAGAGCCATACCCGCCTTCGCGCCGTTTTCGCGCAAGGTACGCGCCAGTTTGATAGGTGCAATAGCAGCCTCGGCATGGAAAGTCACCGACTCGCACCCAACCTCAGCGTAGGCAGGCGCGTGTCTGTCTGCGTCCTCAATCATCAGGTGCACATCAAAGGGAATAGGTGATACCTCTTTGAGTCGCTTCACCACCGGCAAACCCCAGGTCAGATTCGGCACAAAATGATTATCCATCACATCAATATGCGCGGCATCTGCCGAAGAAATCGCCTCAAGTTCAGAGGCAAGGTACGCGAAATCAGCCGAAAGAATCGAGGGATTAATATGGCAACTCATGGGCGCTCCTGAAAGGTTGGAACAAAATCTCTTACACCCAGCTCTACCAGCTGGCTACTGCCGCACACGTGACCTCTCGCGGTTGTTTGGAGTGGCGCTACTTCTTGCGAAACAGCGCGAAGAACATCGCATCCGTACCGTGTACGTGCGGCCACAACTGCGCAGTGGTAGCCTGCGGCTGCTTATTATTCGGTGCGTAACCGGGGTCAAGCTCACCGCCCAGTACCGACTCCCCCTGCTCATTGCTCAGGGCAACTGCGCGTAAAGCGCTGGCTGAATCTAGTAGCTCTACCGCACCATCAGCCACAATGTCATTCACAATGTTTTGCGTCTCAGCCATGTGAGGTGAGCAGGTAACATAAGCAATCAGACCACCGGCGCGAGTCACGGTCACCGCCGCGTCAAACAGCTCCTTCTGCAAGGGCAACAAACCAGCAATATCGCGTGGCGACTTACGCCACCTCGCCTCAGGACGGCGACGCAGGGCACCCAAACCTGAACAGGGAACATCTACCATCACACGGTCAAACTGCGGGTTGGGTTCAGTAGCCGCCGGCAGGTTCTTCTTATCGCTCACGGTTGCCGCGATGTCGCGCCCATCGCCCGTCACCACCTTGTAGACGCTACCGCGCAAAGGACGCAAGGACGCGCTCACCAGCTTGGCGCGGTGAGCAGCTGACTCGTTGGCGACCAGCTGAGCCTGACGCTGCGCGCCGATAGTAGCCAGCAAGGCCGCTTTGCCACCGGGGCCTGCACACAGATCAAGCCACAGGGAGTCTTCACCCTCAAGAGGGGCAAAAGCTAGGGCGCGCGCAACCAGCTGCGAGCCTACGTCCTGCGCACGCACAGTGCCCTCACGCACCGACTCTAGATGGCGCAAATCGCCAGAGGAGTACAGCGCCGAGCCTTCCACCAGCTCACCATCAACCGCACCAGCATCACGAGCCTCGTCCAAAGAGCCGATACCGGGCAGCTCCACCAAGTTCACGATAGGGGCGGCGTTATCAGCATCAAGCAGAGCCTCAATTTCCTGCGGCGAACGACCGTGGGCTGCCAGAGCCTGCCTAAAGGCACGTACCACCCAGACCGGGTGTGAAGCGGTCAGCGCCATCTTCTGAATATCGTCAGTTGCCTCAGACTCAATAAGCTCTCGCCACTCTTCGGCGGTCTTCTCAGAAACCCTGCGCAAAACAGCGTTGATAAAGGTTGCCGGCCCCGCACCAATCACCGCACGCGCCAAACCAACTGTCTGGTTCAGGGCAGCATGCGAAGGCACACGCATCGCCAGCAACTGGTGGGCACCCAAACGCAAAGCGGTCAGAATCTTCTGATCGATCTTCTTCAACGGGCGGTCAACGCAATGAGTCAGCACCGCATCATAGTACCCCTGGTTACGCAGGGTGCCGTAGGTCAGCTCAGTGGCAAAGCCAGCATCACGCTGATCCAGGCGATGGTTGCGCATTGACTTGGGCATCACCAGGTTCGCATACGAATCTTCGGTAGCAACCGCCTGCATCACCTCAAAAGCAACCAAACGAGCCGCGTCCGCCTCACGCGCGCGAGTTCTCGGTGCCGAAGTTGAAAAATCACGCTCATGGGACTTCTTGCGGTTGCGCTCGCGCCCCTTAGCATCACGACGCGAAGAATCGTCAGCGCGGTACCCCTGACGGCGGTCATCACCACGATTCGCGCCGGTTCGCCCCTGCCCCGCCCGATTCATACCCGAACGTTGCCCACCGCGGTTCTGGCCGTTCTGCCCACGGTTTGAGTTACCGCCACCGCGGGATGAGTTAAAGCCGCTCATACAAGCACCATTTTCTGTTCGTTGAGTGCTGAACCGGTTCCACGAGCCCAGTCAGTTGCGTTCATCATTTTCTTACCGGCAGGCTGAACCTGAGTCAGTTCCAAAGCGCCATCACCGCAGGTCACAACACACTTTTTGTTGATGATCTGGACGGTTCCGGGGGCTGTGCCCGAGATATCAGCGTCAGAGGGGACGACCATTCCCAGCTTGAACCGCGCGTCCTTGTAGGTACACCAGGCACCGGGTTCGGGGGTCACTCCGCGAGTTTGCGCGAGAAGTTCAGCGGTAGGACGCGTGAAGTCCAGTTTGCCGTCGGCGATAGTTAGTTTGGCGGCGTGGGTGGGTTCCCCGGTCTGTTCGGTGCCGGTGGCTCCTGCTTCGATTGCCTCAAAAGTGCGAGCAAGCAAAGCCCCACCGGTTGCCGCCAGACGCGCCAGAATATCTCCGGCAGTGTCGGTTCCCTCTACGCGGGTAGATTCTTCTACGAAAACCGGACCGGTGTCGAGACCAGCCTCAATACGGAAGGTATTAGAGAAGATTTCGGTCTCCCCCGCCATCAGCGCGCGCTGCACCGGCGCAGCACCGCGCCACGCTGGCAGAGAAGAAAAGTGCAAGTTAATCCAACCCTGAGGCAAAAGATCCAGCGCTGACTGCGGCAAAATCGCGCCGTAAGCAACCACCGCAGCAATATCAGCGCCCAGCTGCTTTACGTCCTCAGCAACCTCACCAGACCACTTGTTCGCTTTGATGACAGGCAGTCCCAGTTCCTCAGCCCGAGCCGCCACCGGTGAAGGAGTCAGCACACGCTTGCGTCCCACCGGTGCATCCTCACGGGTCAGAACACCCACGATCTCAAAACCAGCTTCATGCAAACCCTCTAGCGGAGCAACCGCAACCTCTGGGGTTCCCACATACAAGACCTTATACGTCATTACTTGGCACCTCCCAAGAAACCGAAAGCAGAACCGGCAGGCTTAGACGTTACGCCAGCACCGAAAGACGAAGAAACCTGCGGTGCACGCTCGCCAATAACTGCCGCAGAAACATCGT encodes:
- the pnuC gene encoding nicotinamide riboside transporter PnuC codes for the protein MDFLRWLFDAQIHIGDQSLLVREVLGNIFGLLSALGGMRRRVWAWPVGIAGNVLLFTVFMGTLFGGQAHAANMLGQAGRQVMFIAVSIWGWHRWRQTRAESQGVAVIPQWASAKERLFMVAFMLVGTGVLTPVFRALGSYEPVWSDAWIFTGSLLATFGMARGWVEFWLVWVAVDIVGVPLLWSAGYYATAFMYLFYGACTLAGFFMWWRTHNRESAQNVSVETAFPDVTVTQK
- the rpe gene encoding ribulose-phosphate 3-epimerase is translated as MSCHINPSILSADFAYLASELEAISSADAAHIDVMDNHFVPNLTWGLPVVKRLKEVSPIPFDVHLMIEDADRHAPAYAEVGCESVTFHAEAAIAPIKLARTLRENGAKAGMALRPATAVESYLDMLSELDMLLIMTVEPGFGGQKFLDVTLPKIRRAAKAIEGSGLDLMLQVDGGITEETIARAAEAGATCFVAGSSVYNIDDPAAAIAGLRASAQKHFHA
- a CDS encoding RsmB/NOP family class I SAM-dependent RNA methyltransferase; translated protein: MSGFNSSRGGGNSNRGQNGQNRGGQRSGMNRAGQGRTGANRGDDRRQGYRADDSSRRDAKGRERNRKKSHERDFSTSAPRTRAREADAARLVAFEVMQAVATEDSYANLVMPKSMRNHRLDQRDAGFATELTYGTLRNQGYYDAVLTHCVDRPLKKIDQKILTALRLGAHQLLAMRVPSHAALNQTVGLARAVIGAGPATFINAVLRRVSEKTAEEWRELIESEATDDIQKMALTASHPVWVVRAFRQALAAHGRSPQEIEALLDADNAAPIVNLVELPGIGSLDEARDAGAVDGELVEGSALYSSGDLRHLESVREGTVRAQDVGSQLVARALAFAPLEGEDSLWLDLCAGPGGKAALLATIGAQRQAQLVANESAAHRAKLVSASLRPLRGSVYKVVTGDGRDIAATVSDKKNLPAATEPNPQFDRVMVDVPCSGLGALRRRPEARWRKSPRDIAGLLPLQKELFDAAVTVTRAGGLIAYVTCSPHMAETQNIVNDIVADGAVELLDSASALRAVALSNEQGESVLGGELDPGYAPNNKQPQATTAQLWPHVHGTDAMFFALFRKK
- the fmt gene encoding methionyl-tRNA formyltransferase, giving the protein MTYKVLYVGTPEVAVAPLEGLHEAGFEIVGVLTREDAPVGRKRVLTPSPVAARAEELGLPVIKANKWSGEVAEDVKQLGADIAAVVAYGAILPQSALDLLPQGWINLHFSSLPAWRGAAPVQRALMAGETEIFSNTFRIEAGLDTGPVFVEESTRVEGTDTAGDILARLAATGGALLARTFEAIEAGATGTEQTGEPTHAAKLTIADGKLDFTRPTAELLAQTRGVTPEPGAWCTYKDARFKLGMVVPSDADISGTAPGTVQIINKKCVVTCGDGALELTQVQPAGKKMMNATDWARGTGSALNEQKMVLV